The window AAGGCATTGCTGGTCCCCGAAACGAAGATAAAAACGCTGTCTCAAACCAAAACCCAAACCCAGAAACGAAACCGCCAGCGCACCCAGGACTCTCATAAAAACTGGCTCAAACTTCGGGGGCATTCCAGCTTTTTTTCATTCATTCAAAACACTCCTGACATAGGGCTGTCAGTGATAGAGGCTAATTGAAAGAATCGCCTTGATTCAGGCTCAAAATAACAATCCCGACTACGCATCATGAAAACCGAACCCACTCCCATCATCACCCGCTTCATCGAAACCATGAACGGCCAGGACAGCGCCGCCTTCCTCACCTGCTTCACGCCAGGAGCCATCGTACATGACGAAGGACATTCTCATCAAGGACATGTGGAAATTCAGGCTTGGATTGAAAAAGCCTGGGCATCCTATCAACCCCACGTGGAGCTTCGGGAAATCATCACAACCGGACCCGATACGGTGTTCGCAGGAGAGGTCTCCGGCAGCTTCGATGGCAGCCCGATTGTGCTTCGACATCATCTCACCGTAGCAGACGGATTGATTGTAGAGTTGCGGATTGCCCCCTGAAGCTGGCAGACGGAGTGCCTGCACTTCAGTTGCAAGGCACTCCAGTTTCTCTATGAATCCAGGACGCATCCTCGAGCGTTTGCCCCCTCTTTGCCGCCTCACCATGAAAGCCATCAGCTATTACCAGCCTCTGCCCAGCAGCGATCCGCAAAGCCTCGTCGAGGTGAACGTCACTGCCCCCGTCCCTGGCCCCCGAGACCTGCTGGTGGAAGTGCGAGCCATCTCCGTGAATCCGGTGGATACCAAAATCCGCTCTGGGGGTGGCCCGGTGGCACCAGGACAGGCGCTCAAAATTCTGGGCTGGGATGCCGCCGGCGTGGTGAAGCAGGTGGGCGCAGAAGTCCGTCATTTCGCGCCTGGAGATGAAGTTTATTACGCCGGTGCTGTGGATTGCCCGGGCTCCTATGCCGAGTTGCAGTGCGTGGATGAGCGACTGGTGGGGAGAAAGCCCAAGACCCTCAGCTTTGTGCAGGCCGCCGCCCTCCCGCTGACCACCATCACAGCTTGGGAAATGATGTTTGATCGCATGCGCATCGATCCCGGCGACCACGGTGCCATTCTCATTGTCGGCGGAGCAGGCGGAGTTGGTTCCATCGCCATCCAGCTCGCCCGGCAACTGACAGGCCTAACCGTGATTGCTACCGCCTCCCGACCGGAGACCCAGGACTGGTGCCGCCAAATGGGGGCTCATCATGTCATTGATCATGGCCAGCCCCTGGCTGCGCAGATCAAGGCCATCGTGCCGGAAGGAGTCACCCACGTACTGGCCCTCACCCGCACTGAAGATCACTACGATGAAATCATTGAGGCCATGGCCCCGCAGAGCGCGATCGCCCTGATCGAAAATCCCGCACGCCCCCTGGAGCTGACCAAGCTGAAGCCAAAGAGCATTTCTCTGCACTGGGAGTTC is drawn from Prosthecobacter algae and contains these coding sequences:
- a CDS encoding nuclear transport factor 2 family protein; translated protein: MKTEPTPIITRFIETMNGQDSAAFLTCFTPGAIVHDEGHSHQGHVEIQAWIEKAWASYQPHVELREIITTGPDTVFAGEVSGSFDGSPIVLRHHLTVADGLIVELRIAP
- a CDS encoding zinc-binding alcohol dehydrogenase family protein produces the protein MKAISYYQPLPSSDPQSLVEVNVTAPVPGPRDLLVEVRAISVNPVDTKIRSGGGPVAPGQALKILGWDAAGVVKQVGAEVRHFAPGDEVYYAGAVDCPGSYAELQCVDERLVGRKPKTLSFVQAAALPLTTITAWEMMFDRMRIDPGDHGAILIVGGAGGVGSIAIQLARQLTGLTVIATASRPETQDWCRQMGAHHVIDHGQPLAAQIKAIVPEGVTHVLALTRTEDHYDEIIEAMAPQSAIALIENPARPLELTKLKPKSISLHWEFMFTRARYQTKDMHKQGELLNQVSRLADAGQIQTTLKTDLSPITAPNLRQAHALIESGRSIGKVVLAGFEA